The following are from one region of the Lytechinus pictus isolate F3 Inbred chromosome 4, Lp3.0, whole genome shotgun sequence genome:
- the LOC129259540 gene encoding calcium-activated chloride channel regulator 1-like, with protein sequence MFTSASQRLYLASKQHVYWRQIKILVPNTWPSRSQYRSARTETLQSANIIVHEFPDDEPLVNNIAGCGKEGSLLHLTPRYVLDEQYREDKFGNTDNVLVRSWGYYRWGLFREHYSGNGDGFPAYDSPTGGTEGTRCSFKLKGSVKMPSGYPCQSDPHTGYKPECRFVPDTGGQTATGSLLFAPNDAHIPSVVKFCEDDNADLDSLHNPLAPNFMNKLCGGDSAWKVMTERTEDFQAGVQQSADTTPEFEVVQASSVRSGAIVFVLDISGSMAGSRFDQMIQACTAFINSVMPSDIKIGIVVFQSSAGIRADLTDITNIASRRHVVDSLPSEATGGTCIGCGILKGIEVLGEYARGGYILLLSDGRENNSPVIRDTYEEIEDSGVIIDTITISNSADGQMEYLSSSTSGISNFCSDSGTGTCLMQSFQSTLTTRPDITMETVPIQIYSSDISISNHGSYNIPIVVDSTVGSETVVIVFWTQSQMLSIAFTGPDGNRIDRNHQRYQLEAITKIVTITLPEVKAVNFARTRALAIYAQVQQDYQSVSNANVTAIIRDSSKTTTVTLKDNGSGE encoded by the exons ATGTTTACATCAGCATCTCAACGGCTCTACCTTGCCAGCAAACAGCACGTCTACTGGCGGCAGATCAAGATTCTTGTACCTAACACCTGGCCCAGCAGGAGTCAGTACCGGTCTGCTAGGACCGAGACCCTACAGTCTGCAAACATTATCGTACACGAATTTCCCGATGACGAACCGCTTGTCAACAACATTGCAGGATGTGGAAAAGAAGGATCTCTGCTGCACTTGACACCGAGATACGTTTTAGATGAACAGTATCGAGAAGATAAATTTGGGAACACAG ACAATGTCTTAGTCCGGAGCTGGGGTTATTACCGGTGGGGTTTATTTAGGGAACACTACAGCGGCAACGGAGACGGGTTTCCTGCTTATGACTCGCCAACTGGTGGCACAGAGGGAACGCGCTGTTCATTCAAGCTAAAAGGAAGCGTCAAGATGCCTTCAGGTTATCCATGTCAGAGCGACCCTCACACTGGATACAAACCCGAATGTCGTTTTGTACCAGACACTGGAGGACAGACCGCTACAGGCTCGCTACTTTTTGCACCAAATGATGCTCACATACCCTCG GTAGTAAAGTTCTGTGAAGACGATAATGCAGATCTTGACAGCCTTCACAATCCTCTTGCaccaaatttcatgaacaaattATGCGGTGGAGATAGCGCATGGAAGGTCATGACCGAAAGAACAGAAGACTTTCAGGCTGGGGTCCAGCAATCTGCTGACACCACTCCTGAATTTGAAGTCGTCCAGGCCTCTTCAGTGAGAAGTGGTGCCATTGTCTTTGTCCTCGATATCAGTGGCAGTATGGCT GGGAGTCGTTTCGACCAAATGATCCAGGCATGTACTGCATTCATCAACAGTGTGATGCCTTCCGACATCAAGATCGGAATAGTAGTCTTCCAATCGTCAGCGGGAATCAGAGCAGATCTCACGGATATTACCAATATCGCTTCGCGTAGACATGTCGTCGACTCCTTGCCGTCTGAAGCGACTGGGGGCACATGCATAGGATGTGGGATATTGAAAGGCATTGAG GTACTTGGTGAATACGCACGAGGTGGATACATCTTACTCCTGAGTGACGGTAGAGAAAATAATTCTCCAGTCATCAGAGATACGTATGAAGAGATTGAAGACTCGGGAGTAATAATTGACACAATAACAATAAGCAACTCAGCTGATGGGCAAATGGAGTATCTATCGTCAAGCACTTCTGGAATATCAAACTTCTGCTCAGATTCGGGTACTGGGACCTGCCTCATGCAATCGTTTCAGAGTACTTTAACGACAAGACCAGATATCACAATGGAAACGGTTCCTATACAG ATTTACAGTTCGGATATCAGCATAAGTAATCATGGCTCCTACAATATCCCGATAGTTGTCGACTCTACAGTGGGCAGTGAAACGGTAGTCATAGTTTTCTGGACGCAGAGCCAAATGCTTTCCATTGCATTCACTGGACCAGATGGAAATCGCATTGACCGGAATCATCAACGCTATCAACTTGAAGCGATCACAAAGATTGTGACGATCACCTTACCCGAGGTGAAG GCGGTGAACTTTGCTAGGACACGAGCACTAGCTATATACGCTCAAGTTCAGCAGGATTATCAATCTGTTTCAAATGCTAACGTCACCGCCATCATTCGGGATTCTTCCAAAACAACCACAGTGACACTGAAGGATAACGGTTCAGGTGAATAA